Proteins found in one Gigantopelta aegis isolate Gae_Host chromosome 12, Gae_host_genome, whole genome shotgun sequence genomic segment:
- the LOC121386821 gene encoding uncharacterized protein LOC121386821 has product MKLTLASILFVAFMTTTKAAPVKGPQLDIKFQRDTMTLTLMCSTGDYYKSFDLLVLNILKASWRLVSKKVIPKFETFLNETVEERATVTSSADLISMPGPWLRIELTGVTTRDSGQYTCCIDYRTDDDVLWQADTKNFTVATVSTAGPTTPAIGPSADPTTPAIGPSADPTTPGPESERMAGISAGAISAIVIAVVLAVAITMGWIMYKRVKHAKGEDQHNAQTTENKQ; this is encoded by the exons TCAAAGGACCACAACTGGATATAAAGTTTCAACGTGATACCATGACGCTGACTCTCATGTGCAGTACTGGAGACTATTACAAGTCGTTTGACCTATTGGTTCTAAATATTCTGAAAGCATCATGGAGATTAGTTTCAAAAAAAGTAATACCGAAGTTTGAAACGTTCTTGAATGAGACAGTTGAAGAGAGAGCCACAGTGACGTCGAGTGCTGATCTCATCAGCATGCCAGGACCATGGTTACGGATTGAGCTGACAGGTGTAACGACCAGAGACTCGGGACAATACACCTGTTGCATTGATTACCGTACGGACGATGATGTACTTTGGCAAGCAGACACCAAGAACTTCACTGTAG CAACTGTTTCTACAGCTGGTCCAACCACGCCAG CAATTGGTCCTTCAGCTGATCCAACCACGCCAG CAATTGGTCCTTCAGCTGATCCAACCACACCAG GACCTGAAAGTGAGCGCATGGCTGGCATAAGTGCAGGTGCTATATCTGCAATTGTGATCGCTGTCGTGTTGGCTGTTGCTATCACCATGGGTTGGATAATGTACAAGAG gGTAAAGCATGCCAAAGGTGAAGATCAGCATAACGCACAAACAACCGAAAACAAACAATGA